From the genome of Capsicum annuum cultivar UCD-10X-F1 chromosome 4, UCD10Xv1.1, whole genome shotgun sequence:
TGTTGGTACAAATACAACTAATTGATAGAATTATAACAATCTCATCCTATGAGaaattaatactccctccgtttcattttaagTGAAGATGATTGATTagacataaatttaataaattaaagatCTTGGGCACATAAGCCATTTACATACTAAGTTTCATAAATGTCCTTTTAAACGATTGATGGTGAGAGTGGAACCACAAATACAACTAGTTGATACTGTTGTAATAACCTTATCCTGTGTAAATTATGATCAATTagacataaatttaataaattaaaaatctttGGCGCATAAGCCATTTATATACTAAGTGGGCGTtcggccatgaaaactaaaatttttgtaGTTGAAGATGGAGTTGTGTTTGTCCGTGAATATAACtggagttgtttttgaatttttgtgagagaaaaaagattgaaaaaaagtgaaaacaaactttttcttgtttttcactttttccaAATGCCTCCAAGTTGTATTTGGAATTCTTATAGCCAAACATCAACTTGAAATTGTATTTACCATAAAAAgcgattttttttttcttgaaaaagtgaaaaacttCTCATGGCCAAACGGGTCCTAAGTTTCATAAATGTCCCTTTAAAGAGTGATAGTGAGAGTAGAACCACAAATACAATTAGTTGAAGGTGATTGATTAGAAGTGAAGATGATTGATTAGGTgggaatttaagaaatttatacaCTAGGTATTATAATTGTCATGTTAAACAAGTGATGGTGAAAGTGGACTCACAAATACAACTAAATGATATTGTTGTAATAacctaaaataattgatattgttGTAATAACCTAAAAAAAggcagcccgatgcactaaagctactgctatgcgcggtgtccggagaagggccccaccacaagggtgtatcgtacgcagtcttaccttgcatttctgccagagactgTTTCCAACGCTTGAATGGCTCCCCTTCTTTGTTGTAATAACCTCATCCTATGAAAATTAATACTCTCTCCTACAAGAATCATTAGTTGTCACATTATTTTCAAGAATCACTAATAGGGCAGTTGTCTCGATGGACTAAAGCTGCCGTTATGCGCGGGGACAGGGAAGGGCGGAAATACAAGGATTTATTGTACGCacctgcaagaggctgtttccaaagcCTTGACTTTCGGGTCCCATGACATCAACCTTACTATTTGCTCTACGGCTCCCTTTCTATTTTCAAGAATCGCTAATTGTTAGAATTTAGGTACTTCAACGGGAAATTCATGAATCTCATCCATCCATGGATTCTTCTCTTTAGCAGGATTAATCGTCCTCAGCGCGCGCCACACGGCACTGTTACATTTAAATCCAGAGCCAAATGCAATTTGCCATGCTTTGTCTCCTTTCTTGATCCTCCCTTTAGCTTCAGAATAAGCCAATTCATACCACAAAGAGCTGCTTGATGTGTTGCCAAACCTGTATAGTGTCATTCTTGATGGCTCCATATGCCACTGGCTGAGCTCGAGATTCTTCTCAATCTCATCCAGCACGGCCCTTCCACCGGCGTGTATGCAGAAATGCTCGAACGCCAGCTTGAAATCGGGCATGTAAGGTTTTATTTTCATCTTGAGGGTCTTCCTCGCGACTAATGTCACGAAGAATTGGAGCTGCTCGGACATAGGAAGGACTAATGGCGCGAGTGTCGTTATGTTTGTTTTTAGTGCTTCCCCTGCAACCGCCATTNNNNNNNNNNNNNNNNNNNNNNNNNNNNNNNNNNNNNNNNNNNNNNNNNNNNNNNNNNNNNNNNNNNNNNNNNNNNNNNNNNNNNNNNNNNNNNNNNNNNNNNNNNNNNNNNNNNNNNNNNNNNNNNNNNNNNNNNNNNNNNNNNNNNNNNNNNNNNNNNNNNNNNNNNNNNNNNNNNNNNNNNNNNNNNNNNNNNNNNNNNNNNNNNNNNNNNNNNNNNNNNNNNNNNNNNNNNNNNNNNNNNNNNNNNNNNNNNNNNNNNNNNNNNNNNNNNNNNNNNNNNNNNNNNNNNNNNNNNNNNNNNNNNNNNNNNNNNNNNNNNNNNNNNNNNNNNNNNNNNNNNNNNNNNNNNNNNNNNNNNNNNNNNNNNNNNNNNNNNNNNNNNNNNNNNNNNNNNNNNNNNNNNNNNNNNNNNNNNNNNNNNNNNNNNNNNNNNNNNNNNNNNNNNNNNNNNNNNNNNNNNNNNNNNNNNNNNNNNNNNNNNNNNNNNNNNNNNNNNNNNNNNNNNNNNNNNNNNNNNNNNNNNNNNNNNNNNNNNNNNNNNNNNNNNNNNNNNNNNNNNNNNNNNNNNNNNNNNNNNNNNNNNNNNNNNNNNNNNNNNNNNNNNNNNNNNNNNNNNNNNNNNNNNNNNNNNNNNNNNNNNNNNNNNNNNNNNNNNNNNNNNNNNNNNNNNNNNNNNNNNNNNNNNNNNNNNNNNNNNNNNNNNNNNNNNNNNNNNNNNNNNNNNNNNNNNNNNNNNNNNNNNNNNNNNNNNNNNNNNNNNNNNNNNNNNNNNNNNNNNNNNNNNNNNNNNNNNNNNNNNNNNNNNNNNNNNNNNNNNNNNNNNNNNNNNNNNNNNNNNNNNNNNNNNNNNNNNNNNNNNNNNNNNNNNNNNNNNNNNNNNNNNNNNNNNNNNNNNNNNNNNNNNNNNNNNNNNNNNNNNNNNNNNNNNNNNNNNNNNNNNNNNNNNNNNNNNNNNNNNNNNNNNNNNNNNNNNNNNNNNNNNNNNNNNNNNNNNNNNNNNNNNNNNNNNNNNNNNNNNNNNNNNNNNNNNNNNNNNNNNNNNNNNNNNNNNNNNNNNNNNNNNNNNNNNNNNNNNNNNNNNNNNNNNNNNNNNNNNNNNNNNNNNNNNNNNNNNNNNNNNNNNNNNNNNNNNNNNNNNNNNNNNNNNNNNNNNNNNNNNNNNNNNNNNNNNNNNNNNNNNNNNNNNNNNNNNNNNNNNNNNNNNNNNNNNNNNNNNNNNNNNNNNNNNNNNNNNNNNNNNNNNNNNNNNNNNNNNNNNNNNNNNNNNNNNNNNNNNNNNNNNNNNNNNNNNNNNNNNNNNNNNNNNNNNNNNNNNNNNNNNNNNNNNNNNNNNNNNNNNNNNNNNNNNNNNNNNNNNNNNNNNNNNNNNNNNNNNNNNNNNNNNNNNNNNNNNNNNNNNNNNNNNNNNNNNNNNNNNNNNNNNNNNNNNNNNNNNNNNNNNNNNNNNNNNNNNNNNNNNNNNNNNNNNNNNNNNNNNNNNNNNNNNNNNNNNNNNNNNNNNNNNNNNNNNNNNNNNNNNNNNNNNNNNNNNNNNNNNNNNNNNNNNNNNNNNNNNNNNNNNNNNNNNNNNNNNNNNNNNNNNNNNNNNNNNNNNNNNNNNNNNNNNNNNNNNNNNNNNNNNNNNNNNNNNNNNNNNNNNNNNNNNNNNNNNNNNNNNNNNNNNNNNNNNNNNNNNNNNNNNNNNNNNNNNNNNNNNNNNNNNNNNNNNNNNNNNNNNNNNNNNNNNNNNNNNNNNNNNNNNNNNNNNNNNNNNNNNNNNNNNNNNNNNNNNNN
Proteins encoded in this window:
- the LOC107868467 gene encoding 3-ketoacyl-CoA synthase 11-like codes for the protein MAVAGEALKTNITTLAPLVLPMSEQLQFFVTLVARKTLKMKIKPYMPDFKLAFEHFCIHAGGRAVLDEIEKNLELSQWHMEPSRMTLYRFGNTSSSSLWYELAYSEAKGRIKKGDKAWQIAFGSGFKCNSAVWRALRTINPAKEKNPWMDEIHEFPVEVPKF